The following are from one region of the Chitinivibrionales bacterium genome:
- a CDS encoding cupin domain-containing protein — translation MADKAKPIDEKLIGRPFSCADLIAYQEGSVVSRTIINKPEGTVTAFAFDKGERLSTHSAPYDALVEIVDGTGLITIEGTEFKLETGQQIIMPANKPHAVDAPERFKMVLIMIKSK, via the coding sequence ATGGCAGACAAAGCAAAACCGATCGATGAAAAACTCATAGGCAGGCCCTTTTCTTGCGCCGATCTGATTGCGTATCAGGAAGGGTCGGTGGTGAGTCGGACAATTATCAATAAACCCGAAGGAACCGTCACTGCATTTGCCTTCGACAAGGGCGAGCGGTTGAGCACTCATTCGGCGCCCTATGATGCACTGGTGGAGATTGTTGACGGCACCGGTCTTATTACCATTGAAGGCACCGAATTTAAGCTGGAAACCGGACAGCAGATTATCATGCCGGCCAATAAGCCGCACGCGGTCGATGCGCCGGAGCGGTTTAAGATGGTGCTGATTATGATTAAATCGAAATAG